One genomic region from Pseudomonas hormoni encodes:
- a CDS encoding choline ABC transporter substrate-binding protein gives MKGSPSLLLAAMLSLPLLAQAAEPAQCSTVNFSDVGWTDITATTATTSVVLDALGYKTKTTMISVPVTYKSLADGKNMDIFLGNWMPTMENDIKAYRDAGTVDVVRTNLTGAKYTLAVPQALYDKGLHDFADIAKFKKELDGKIYGIEPGNDGNRLIQSMIDKNAFGLKDAGFKMVESSEAGMLSQVDRAQKRDTAVVFLGWAPHPMNKRFKIQYLTGGDDFFGPDFGAATVATNTRKGYVQECSNVGQLLKNLEFTVDMESSLMGNILDDKMKPDAAAKAWLKKNPQVLDTWLAGVTTIDGKPGLEAVKAKLAQ, from the coding sequence ATGAAAGGTTCCCCGTCGTTGTTGTTGGCCGCCATGCTGAGTCTGCCGTTACTGGCTCAAGCCGCAGAACCCGCTCAGTGCAGTACCGTAAACTTCTCCGATGTCGGCTGGACCGACATTACCGCGACAACCGCCACCACCAGCGTCGTTCTCGATGCCTTGGGCTACAAGACCAAAACCACCATGATTTCCGTGCCGGTGACCTACAAGTCCCTGGCCGACGGCAAGAACATGGACATTTTCCTTGGTAACTGGATGCCGACCATGGAAAACGACATCAAGGCTTACCGCGATGCCGGTACCGTGGATGTCGTGCGCACCAACCTCACCGGCGCCAAGTACACCCTCGCCGTGCCGCAGGCGCTGTACGACAAAGGGCTGCATGACTTCGCCGACATCGCCAAATTCAAGAAAGAACTCGACGGCAAGATCTACGGCATCGAACCGGGTAACGACGGCAACCGTCTGATCCAGAGTATGATCGACAAGAACGCCTTCGGCTTGAAGGACGCCGGTTTCAAGATGGTCGAATCCAGCGAAGCCGGCATGCTGTCGCAAGTCGACCGCGCCCAGAAACGCGACACCGCCGTCGTATTCCTCGGCTGGGCGCCGCATCCAATGAACAAGCGTTTCAAGATTCAGTACCTGACGGGTGGTGACGACTTCTTCGGCCCGGACTTCGGTGCTGCCACCGTGGCAACCAATACCCGCAAGGGGTACGTCCAGGAATGCAGCAACGTTGGCCAGCTGCTGAAAAACCTGGAATTCACCGTCGACATGGAAAGCTCACTGATGGGCAACATCCTGGACGACAAGATGAAGCCTGACGCGGCCGCCAAGGCCTGGCTTAAAAAGAATCCACAGGTCCTCGATACCTGGCTCGCTGGCGTGACTACCATTGACGGTAAACCAGGCCTGGAGGCCGTGAAAGCCAAGCTCGCGCAGTAA
- a CDS encoding GlxA family transcriptional regulator: MSQDFYFMLMPGFSAIGFISAIEPLRVANRFRGELYRWHVLSADGGAVLASNGMSVNADAALEPLKKGATLLVVAGFEPLKFATPALEHWLRRLDNEGVTLGAIDTGSFVLAEAGLLDGHRITLHWEAIDAFKESYPQLSVTQELFEIDRRRITSAGGTASIDLMLDLIAQAHGPELAIQVSEQFVLGRIRPRKDHQRMEVATRYGISNKKLVHVIGEMEQHSEPPLTTLELAESIKVTRRQLERLFRLHLNDTPSNFYLRLRLEKARQLLRQTDMSVLEVSIACGFESPSYFTRSYRARFARCPREDRRRVSQVE, from the coding sequence ATGTCCCAGGATTTCTACTTCATGTTGATGCCGGGTTTCTCGGCCATCGGTTTTATCTCGGCGATCGAGCCGCTGCGGGTTGCCAATCGCTTTCGCGGCGAGCTGTATCGCTGGCATGTGCTGAGCGCAGACGGTGGTGCGGTGCTGGCCAGCAACGGTATGTCGGTGAACGCCGACGCGGCGCTGGAACCGCTGAAGAAAGGTGCGACGCTGTTGGTGGTCGCTGGCTTCGAACCGCTGAAATTCGCCACCCCGGCGCTGGAACACTGGCTGCGTCGACTGGACAACGAAGGCGTGACCCTCGGCGCGATCGACACCGGCAGCTTCGTCCTCGCCGAAGCCGGCCTGCTCGACGGCCATCGCATAACCCTGCACTGGGAAGCCATCGACGCCTTCAAGGAGTCTTATCCACAGCTCAGCGTCACCCAGGAACTGTTCGAGATCGATCGCCGGCGCATCACCTCCGCCGGCGGCACGGCCTCCATCGACCTGATGCTCGACCTCATCGCCCAGGCCCACGGCCCGGAACTGGCGATCCAGGTTAGCGAGCAATTCGTACTCGGCCGCATCCGCCCGCGCAAAGACCACCAGCGCATGGAAGTCGCCACGCGGTATGGCATCAGCAACAAGAAGCTCGTTCATGTTATTGGCGAAATGGAACAACACAGCGAACCGCCGCTGACCACGCTGGAATTGGCAGAGTCGATCAAGGTGACGCGGCGGCAGCTGGAGCGCTTGTTTCGCCTGCACCTGAACGACACGCCGAGCAATTTCTACCTGCGGTTAAGGCTGGAGAAGGCGCGGCAGTTGTTGCGGCAGACGGACATGAGTGTGCTGGAAGTGAGTATTGCGTGCGGGTTTGAATCACCGTCGTATTTCACCCGGAGTTATCGGGCGCGGTTTGCGCGGTGTCCGCGAGAAGATCGACGGCGCGTTAGTCAGGTCGAATGA
- a CDS encoding 3-keto-5-aminohexanoate cleavage protein — protein sequence MNHDVIITCALTGAGDTTSKSPHVPVTPKQIAAAAVEAAKAGATVVHCHVRNPETGKFSRDVALYREVMERIREADVDIIVNLTAGMGGDLEIGAGENPMEFGPNTDLVGPLTRLAHVEELLPEICTLDCGTLNFGDGDTIYVSTPAQLRAGAKRIQELGVKAELEIFDTGHLWFAKQLIKEGLLDDPLFQLCLGIPWGAPADTTTMKAMVDNLPANAVWAGFGIGRMQMPMAAQAVLLGGNVRVGLEDNIWLDKGVLATNGQLVERASEILSRLGARVLTPAEGRAKMGLTKRG from the coding sequence ATGAACCACGACGTCATCATCACCTGCGCACTCACCGGTGCTGGCGACACGACCAGCAAAAGCCCACACGTGCCGGTCACCCCGAAACAAATCGCCGCTGCCGCTGTGGAAGCCGCCAAGGCCGGCGCCACCGTGGTCCACTGCCACGTTCGTAACCCCGAAACCGGCAAGTTCAGCCGTGACGTGGCGCTGTACCGCGAAGTCATGGAGCGCATCCGCGAGGCCGACGTCGACATCATCGTCAATCTCACCGCCGGCATGGGCGGCGACCTGGAAATCGGCGCGGGCGAGAACCCGATGGAGTTCGGCCCGAACACCGACCTGGTCGGCCCGCTGACCCGTCTGGCCCACGTCGAAGAACTGCTGCCGGAAATCTGCACCCTCGATTGCGGGACCCTGAACTTCGGCGATGGCGACACCATTTACGTGTCCACCCCGGCCCAGCTGCGTGCTGGCGCCAAACGCATTCAAGAGCTGGGCGTGAAGGCCGAGCTGGAAATTTTCGACACCGGTCACCTGTGGTTTGCCAAACAGTTGATCAAGGAAGGCTTGCTCGACGATCCGCTGTTCCAGCTGTGCCTGGGCATCCCGTGGGGCGCGCCGGCCGATACCACCACCATGAAAGCCATGGTCGACAACCTGCCAGCCAACGCCGTGTGGGCCGGTTTCGGCATCGGTCGCATGCAGATGCCGATGGCGGCGCAAGCGGTGCTGCTCGGCGGCAACGTGCGGGTCGGTCTGGAAGACAACATCTGGTTGGACAAGGGCGTGTTGGCGACCAACGGACAACTGGTCGAACGCGCCTCGGAAATCCTCAGCCGCCTCGGCGCCCGGGTTCTGACGCCGGCGGAAGGCCGGGCAAAAATGGGCCTGACCAAGCGCGGTTAA
- the choW gene encoding choline ABC transporter permease subunit — MLIDQKIPLGQYIAGFVEWLTQHGANTFDAIAVTLETMIHGVTFALTWFNPLALIGLIALLAHFIQRKWGLTVFVIASFLLILNLGYWQETMETLAQVLFATLVCVVIGVPLGIVAAHKPMFYTLMRPVLDLMQTVPTFVYLIPTLTLFGLGVVPGLISTVVFAIAAPIRLTYLGIRDVPAELMDAGKAFGCSRRQLLARIELPYAMPSIAAGITQCIMLSLSMVVIAALVGADGLGKPVVNALNTADIALGFEAGLAIVLLAIMLDRICKQPDAKVGGDA, encoded by the coding sequence ATGCTGATTGATCAGAAAATACCTCTAGGCCAGTACATCGCGGGCTTCGTTGAATGGTTGACGCAACACGGCGCCAACACTTTCGACGCGATCGCCGTGACACTGGAAACGATGATCCACGGCGTGACTTTTGCGCTGACCTGGTTCAACCCGCTGGCATTGATCGGCCTCATCGCGCTACTGGCACACTTCATTCAACGAAAGTGGGGGCTGACCGTTTTCGTCATTGCCTCCTTTCTGCTGATCCTCAATCTGGGGTACTGGCAGGAAACCATGGAAACCCTCGCCCAGGTGTTGTTCGCCACCCTGGTCTGCGTGGTCATCGGCGTACCGCTGGGCATCGTCGCCGCGCACAAACCGATGTTCTACACCCTGATGCGTCCGGTGCTCGATCTGATGCAGACCGTACCGACCTTCGTTTACCTCATTCCTACCTTGACCCTCTTTGGTCTGGGTGTGGTCCCGGGTCTGATCTCCACGGTGGTGTTTGCGATTGCCGCGCCTATCCGCCTGACTTACCTGGGTATCCGTGATGTTCCCGCAGAATTGATGGACGCCGGCAAAGCCTTCGGCTGTTCGCGCCGTCAACTGCTCGCACGCATCGAACTGCCCTACGCCATGCCAAGCATCGCGGCCGGTATCACCCAGTGCATCATGCTGTCGTTGTCGATGGTAGTGATCGCGGCACTGGTGGGCGCCGACGGCCTGGGCAAACCCGTGGTCAACGCACTGAACACTGCTGATATCGCCCTGGGCTTCGAAGCCGGCCTGGCGATCGTATTGCTGGCGATCATGCTCGACCGTATCTGCAAACAACCCGACGCTAAAGTAGGGGGTGACGCATGA
- a CDS encoding L-carnitine dehydrogenase yields MSFITDIKTFAALGSGVIGSGWVSRALAHGLDVVAWDPAPGAEAALRKRVANAWGALEKQGLAPGASQDRLRFVTTIEECVRDADFIQESAPERLDLKLELHSKISAAAKPNALIGSSTSGLLPSEFYESSTHPERCVVGHPFNPVYLLPLVEVVGGKNTAPEAVQAAMKVYESLGMRPLHVRKEVPGFIADRLLEALWREALHLVNDGVATTGEIDDAIRFGAGLRWSFMGTFLTYTLAGGDAGMRHFMAQFGPALQLPWTYLPAPELTDKLIDDVVDGTSDQLGRHSISALERYRDDCLLAVLEAVKTTKEKHGMAFAD; encoded by the coding sequence ATGAGCTTTATCACTGATATCAAAACCTTCGCCGCCCTGGGCAGCGGTGTCATCGGCAGCGGCTGGGTCTCCCGCGCCCTCGCCCACGGCCTCGACGTGGTGGCCTGGGACCCCGCGCCCGGTGCCGAAGCCGCCCTGCGCAAACGCGTCGCCAATGCCTGGGGCGCGCTGGAGAAGCAAGGCCTGGCACCCGGCGCTTCGCAGGATCGCCTGCGCTTTGTCACGACAATTGAAGAGTGTGTTCGCGATGCCGACTTCATTCAGGAAAGCGCCCCGGAACGCCTCGATCTGAAACTGGAACTGCACAGTAAAATCAGCGCGGCGGCCAAGCCCAATGCACTGATCGGTTCCAGCACTTCGGGCCTGTTGCCGAGCGAGTTCTACGAGAGCTCGACTCACCCGGAACGCTGCGTGGTCGGCCACCCGTTCAATCCTGTTTATCTGCTGCCCCTGGTCGAAGTGGTCGGTGGCAAAAATACCGCACCGGAAGCCGTTCAAGCGGCCATGAAAGTCTACGAATCCTTGGGCATGCGTCCGCTGCATGTGCGCAAGGAAGTGCCAGGATTTATCGCCGACCGTTTGCTCGAAGCGCTGTGGCGCGAGGCGCTGCACCTGGTGAACGACGGTGTGGCGACCACCGGTGAAATCGACGACGCGATCCGTTTTGGCGCAGGTCTGCGCTGGTCGTTCATGGGCACCTTTTTGACCTACACCCTGGCCGGTGGCGATGCGGGAATGCGTCACTTCATGGCGCAGTTCGGTCCGGCGCTGCAATTGCCGTGGACCTATCTGCCGGCTCCGGAGCTGACCGACAAATTGATTGATGACGTGGTGGATGGCACCAGTGATCAGCTGGGCAGACACAGCATTTCGGCGCTGGAACGCTATCGTGATGATTGCCTGCTGGCGGTGCTGGAAGCGGTGAAAACCACCAAAGAGAAGCACGGGATGGCGTTCGCCGACTAA
- a CDS encoding choline ABC transporter substrate-binding protein — translation MKRLISSCVLALSGTAFLSASVMAAEPASCQNVRMGVVNWTDVIATSAMTQVLLDGLGYNTKQTSASQQIIFAGIRDQRLDLFLGYWNPLMTQTITPFVDGKQVKVLEAPSLKDARATLAVPTYLADKGLKTFADIAKFEKELGGKIYGIEPGSGANTQIKAMIAKNQFGLGKFQLVESSEAGMLAAVDRAVRRKEAVVFFGWAPHPMNVNVQMTYLTGSDDALGPNEGMATVWTVTAPTYAEQCPNIGRLLSNLTYTAEDESRMMQPLLDHKDAFESARQWLKDHPQDKQRWLEGVTTFDGKPAADNLKLTSK, via the coding sequence ATGAAACGACTGATCAGCAGCTGTGTTCTTGCACTCAGCGGTACCGCTTTCCTGAGCGCCAGCGTCATGGCCGCCGAACCCGCGTCTTGCCAGAACGTGCGCATGGGCGTCGTGAACTGGACCGACGTGATCGCCACCAGCGCCATGACCCAGGTCCTGCTCGACGGCCTCGGCTACAACACCAAACAAACCAGCGCGTCCCAGCAGATCATCTTCGCCGGGATCCGCGACCAGCGCCTGGACTTGTTCCTGGGCTACTGGAACCCGTTGATGACCCAGACCATCACGCCGTTCGTCGATGGCAAGCAGGTCAAAGTGCTTGAAGCGCCCAGCCTGAAAGACGCCCGCGCCACCCTCGCCGTACCGACTTATCTCGCCGACAAGGGCCTGAAAACTTTCGCTGACATCGCCAAGTTCGAAAAAGAACTGGGCGGCAAAATCTACGGCATCGAGCCCGGCTCGGGCGCCAACACCCAGATCAAGGCGATGATCGCCAAGAACCAGTTTGGCCTCGGCAAGTTCCAGTTGGTCGAGTCCAGTGAGGCCGGCATGCTCGCGGCGGTAGATCGCGCCGTGCGCCGCAAAGAGGCGGTGGTGTTCTTCGGCTGGGCACCGCACCCGATGAACGTCAACGTGCAGATGACTTACCTCACCGGCAGCGATGACGCGCTGGGCCCGAACGAAGGCATGGCCACCGTCTGGACCGTCACCGCGCCGACGTATGCCGAGCAATGCCCGAACATCGGTCGCTTGCTGAGCAACCTGACCTACACCGCCGAAGACGAGAGCCGGATGATGCAGCCGCTGCTGGATCACAAGGACGCGTTCGAATCGGCCAGGCAATGGCTGAAAGATCACCCGCAAGACAAACAGCGCTGGCTCGAAGGTGTGACCACCTTCGATGGCAAACCGGCGGCTGACAACCTGAAACTGACCAGCAAATAA
- a CDS encoding gamma-butyrobetaine dioxygenase, whose protein sequence is MNTAAAFADFRTYPLISALSGVQALADRILVTWADTRISPFHHQWLRDNCPCPQCVYTVTREQVLEIVDVAEDLTTANARVDAEGCLCVDWQDGHQSRFDPGWLRAHAYDDESRAERRAGKPKSRLWKSDLPLPVFDYQALMNDNDALLQWLLAVRDIGLTQVRGVPTEPGSLKLIAQRISFIRESNFGVLFNVQSKADADSNAYTAFNLPLHSDLPTRELQPGLQFLHCLVNDADGGESIFVDGFAIAQALREEDPESFKALCEIPVEFRNKDRHSDYRCLAPIIALDAVGHVSEIRMANFLRGPFDASVDEMPRLYRAYRRFIAMTREARFRVMTRLNPGEMWCFDNRRTLHARNAFDPATGARHFQGCYVDRDELLSRILVLQR, encoded by the coding sequence ATGAACACCGCCGCTGCGTTTGCCGACTTTCGTACTTATCCGTTGATCAGCGCGCTGAGTGGCGTGCAGGCCCTGGCGGATCGCATTCTTGTGACATGGGCTGATACCCGTATCAGCCCCTTTCATCATCAATGGCTGCGGGACAACTGCCCGTGCCCGCAATGCGTCTACACCGTGACCCGTGAGCAGGTGCTGGAAATCGTCGATGTTGCAGAGGACCTGACGACGGCAAATGCGCGTGTCGATGCTGAAGGTTGCCTGTGTGTCGATTGGCAGGACGGCCACCAGAGTCGCTTTGATCCAGGCTGGTTGCGGGCCCACGCCTATGACGACGAATCCCGCGCCGAACGCCGAGCCGGCAAACCGAAATCCAGACTTTGGAAAAGCGACTTGCCGCTGCCGGTGTTCGACTATCAGGCGCTGATGAACGACAACGACGCCTTGCTGCAGTGGCTGCTGGCCGTGCGTGATATCGGCCTCACCCAGGTCCGCGGCGTGCCCACCGAACCCGGCTCGCTGAAGCTGATTGCCCAGCGGATTTCCTTCATCCGCGAGAGCAATTTCGGCGTGCTGTTCAACGTGCAATCCAAGGCCGATGCCGACAGCAATGCCTACACCGCTTTCAACCTGCCGTTGCACAGCGACCTGCCGACCCGTGAGCTGCAACCGGGCCTGCAGTTCCTGCATTGCCTGGTCAATGACGCGGACGGCGGCGAGAGTATTTTTGTCGACGGTTTCGCGATTGCCCAAGCGTTGCGCGAGGAAGATCCCGAGTCGTTCAAAGCCTTGTGTGAAATCCCTGTGGAGTTTCGCAACAAGGACCGTCACAGCGACTATCGCTGCCTCGCGCCGATCATTGCTCTGGATGCGGTGGGGCATGTGTCGGAAATCCGCATGGCGAACTTTCTGCGTGGGCCGTTTGATGCGTCGGTGGATGAGATGCCCAGGCTGTATCGCGCCTACCGCCGGTTTATCGCCATGACCCGCGAGGCGCGGTTCCGGGTGATGACGCGGCTTAATCCGGGTGAGATGTGGTGCTTTGATAACCGCCGCACGCTTCATGCCCGCAATGCGTTCGATCCCGCCACGGGTGCCCGGCATTTCCAGGGATGCTATGTGGATCGGGATGAGTTGTTGTCGCGGATTCTCGTGCTGCAACGCTAG
- a CDS encoding GlxA family transcriptional regulator, which translates to MTTFNSGAQPQNRAPQSIGFLLLDNFTLISLASAVEPLRMANQLSGRELYRWTTLTVDGGQVWASDGLQITPDASMHKAPSMDTIIVCGGIGIQRTVTREHVSWLQSQARQSKRLGAVCTGSWALACAGLLDGFDCSVHWECLASMQEAFPRVAMSTRLFTLDRNRFTSSGGTAPLDMMLHLISRDHGRELSAAISEMFVYERIRNEQDHQRVPLKHMLGTNQPKLQEIVALMEANLEEPIDLDELAVYVAVSRRQLERLFQKYLHCSPSRYYLKLRLIRARQLLKQTPMSIIEVASVCGFVSTPHFSKCYREYFGIPPRDERVGSNTTQQVAMMPLPQALVLSPLSGPLSALSQARNESTFASVRL; encoded by the coding sequence ATGACGACGTTCAACTCCGGGGCTCAACCCCAGAACCGTGCGCCTCAATCCATCGGCTTTCTGCTGCTGGACAATTTCACGCTGATTTCTCTGGCCTCCGCCGTAGAACCCCTGCGTATGGCCAACCAATTGTCCGGTCGCGAGCTGTATCGCTGGACCACGCTCACCGTCGACGGCGGTCAGGTCTGGGCCAGTGACGGTCTGCAGATCACCCCCGACGCCTCCATGCACAAAGCACCGTCCATGGACACCATCATTGTCTGCGGCGGTATCGGCATTCAGCGCACTGTTACTCGCGAACACGTCTCATGGCTGCAAAGCCAGGCGCGTCAATCCAAGCGCCTCGGTGCCGTCTGCACCGGCAGCTGGGCCCTGGCCTGCGCCGGCCTGCTGGACGGTTTCGATTGCAGCGTGCACTGGGAATGTCTGGCCTCGATGCAGGAAGCCTTCCCGCGCGTGGCCATGAGCACCCGTTTGTTCACCCTCGACCGTAACCGTTTCACCAGCTCTGGCGGCACTGCGCCGCTGGACATGATGCTGCACCTGATCAGCCGCGATCATGGTCGTGAACTGTCGGCCGCGATCTCGGAAATGTTCGTCTACGAGCGCATCCGTAACGAACAGGATCACCAGCGCGTGCCGCTCAAGCACATGCTCGGTACCAACCAGCCGAAGTTGCAGGAAATCGTCGCGCTGATGGAAGCCAACCTCGAAGAACCGATCGACCTCGACGAACTGGCGGTGTATGTCGCCGTGTCCCGTCGCCAGCTAGAGCGGTTGTTCCAGAAATACCTGCACTGCTCGCCGTCGCGTTACTACCTGAAACTGCGCTTGATCCGCGCCCGGCAGCTGCTCAAGCAAACGCCGATGTCGATCATCGAAGTGGCGTCGGTGTGCGGCTTCGTGTCCACGCCGCATTTCTCCAAGTGCTACCGCGAATACTTCGGCATTCCGCCGCGTGACGAACGCGTCGGTTCCAACACCACGCAGCAAGTGGCGATGATGCCGCTGCCGCAAGCATTGGTGCTGTCGCCGTTGTCCGGGCCGTTGTCGGCGTTGAGTCAGGCGCGCAATGAGTCGACTTTCGCTAGCGTAAGGCTTTAA
- a CDS encoding L-serine ammonia-lyase, with protein sequence MAISVFDLFKIGIGPSSSHTVGPMRAAALFVQGLREQGLLEQVRRVEVQLYGSLSATGIGHGSDNAVIMGLMGEWPDAIDPSQIGIRIETLRETHTLLLDGRLSVPFIWARDMRLIDENLPFHPNAMTLIAEGDDGELHRDTYYSIGGGFVVDEAQASSGVVDLDRTELPYDFSSAVELLSLCKQHNLRVAELMMANEKVWRSEEEIRAGLMKLWRAMQDCVEQGLKHEGILPGGLNVRRRAAKLHRSLQELNKPNVIGSTLSAMEWVNLFALAVNEENAAGGRMVTAPTNGAAGIIPAVLHYFMKFSEVVTDANVVDYFLSAAAVGILCKKNASISGAEVGCQGEVGSACAMAAAGLAEILGATPEQLCNAAEIGLEHNLGLTCDPVGGLVQVPCIERNAIAAVKAINAAQMALRGDGQHFISLDRVIRTMRDTGADMHDKYKETSRGGLAVSAVEC encoded by the coding sequence ATGGCTATCAGCGTTTTCGACCTGTTCAAAATCGGCATCGGCCCTTCCAGTTCGCACACCGTGGGGCCGATGCGCGCCGCGGCGCTGTTCGTGCAAGGTTTGCGTGAGCAGGGTCTTTTGGAACAAGTGCGGCGCGTCGAAGTTCAGCTTTATGGTTCGCTGTCCGCCACCGGCATCGGTCACGGCAGCGACAACGCGGTGATCATGGGCTTGATGGGCGAGTGGCCGGACGCGATCGATCCGTCGCAAATCGGCATCCGCATTGAAACCCTGCGCGAAACCCACACGCTGTTGCTCGACGGCCGTTTGTCAGTGCCGTTCATCTGGGCCCGGGACATGCGCCTGATCGACGAAAACCTGCCGTTCCACCCCAACGCCATGACCCTGATCGCCGAAGGCGATGACGGCGAGCTGCATCGCGACACCTACTATTCCATCGGCGGCGGATTCGTCGTCGATGAAGCACAAGCGTCCAGCGGTGTTGTGGATCTGGATCGCACCGAGTTGCCTTACGATTTCTCCAGCGCCGTCGAGCTGCTCAGCCTCTGCAAGCAGCACAACTTGCGTGTTGCCGAATTGATGATGGCCAACGAGAAGGTCTGGCGCAGCGAAGAAGAAATCCGCGCCGGGCTGATGAAGCTCTGGCGGGCGATGCAGGATTGCGTCGAGCAGGGCCTCAAGCACGAAGGCATCCTGCCCGGAGGCCTGAATGTGCGCCGTCGTGCGGCCAAATTGCACCGTAGCCTGCAGGAGTTGAACAAGCCCAACGTAATCGGCTCGACACTGAGCGCGATGGAATGGGTCAACCTGTTCGCCCTGGCGGTCAACGAAGAAAACGCCGCCGGCGGGCGCATGGTCACGGCGCCGACCAACGGCGCGGCGGGGATCATTCCGGCGGTGTTGCACTACTTTATGAAGTTCAGCGAAGTGGTCACCGACGCCAACGTAGTCGACTATTTCCTCAGCGCCGCAGCGGTGGGGATTCTGTGCAAGAAGAACGCCTCTATTTCCGGGGCGGAAGTCGGTTGCCAGGGCGAAGTCGGTTCGGCTTGCGCCATGGCGGCGGCGGGGTTGGCGGAGATCCTTGGCGCCACGCCGGAGCAGTTGTGTAATGCGGCGGAAATCGGCCTGGAGCACAACCTCGGTCTGACCTGCGATCCGGTTGGCGGACTGGTTCAAGTGCCGTGCATCGAGCGCAATGCGATTGCTGCGGTGAAAGCGATCAACGCGGCGCAAATGGCGTTGCGCGGCGATGGTCAGCACTTTATCTCGCTGGATCGGGTAATTCGCACCATGCGTGATACCGGGGCGGATATGCATGACAAATATAAAGAGACATCGCGGGGTGGGTTGGCGGTGAGTGCGGTGGAGTGCTGA
- a CDS encoding DUF3010 family protein, protein MKICGIEIKGSEAIIAVASLDDQVLSHVALNTKKIALDDDDEAANVKVFAAQVASFVRENSIDRIAIKKRSKKGEFAGGPTTFKIEGVFQLLESCEVTLLSPQTINAQNKKFDFELPGTLNKYQHEAYKAACSALMKK, encoded by the coding sequence ATGAAAATCTGCGGCATCGAAATCAAAGGCAGCGAAGCAATCATCGCCGTGGCGTCCCTGGACGATCAGGTGCTGAGCCACGTCGCGCTCAACACCAAGAAAATCGCCCTCGACGATGACGACGAAGCCGCCAATGTCAAGGTGTTTGCCGCTCAGGTCGCGTCGTTTGTACGTGAGAATTCCATAGACCGGATCGCGATCAAGAAGCGCAGCAAGAAAGGTGAATTTGCCGGCGGGCCGACCACGTTCAAGATCGAGGGCGTGTTTCAGTTGCTGGAGAGCTGCGAGGTGACGCTGCTGTCGCCGCAGACGATCAATGCGCAGAACAAGAAGTTTGATTTTGAGCTGCCGGGGACGCTGAACAAGTATCAGCATGAGGCTTACAAAGCGGCCTGCTCGGCGTTGATGAAGAAGTAA
- a CDS encoding thioesterase family protein, whose product MPTLTTYQTTIIPDWVDYNGHLRDAFYLLIFSYATDALMDRLGMDSNNREASGNSLFTLELHLNYLHEVKLDADVEVHTQIIAHDSKRLHLYHSLHLVGDDKELAGNEQMLLHVDLAGPRSAPFSEATLGKLQAIVAEQTDLPAPHYIGRVIALPAKK is encoded by the coding sequence ATGCCCACCCTCACCACCTACCAAACCACAATCATCCCCGACTGGGTCGACTACAACGGCCACCTGCGCGACGCCTTCTACCTGCTGATTTTCAGCTACGCCACCGACGCACTGATGGACCGTCTGGGCATGGACAGCAACAACCGCGAAGCCAGCGGCAACTCGCTGTTCACCCTCGAACTGCACCTCAATTACTTGCACGAAGTGAAGCTCGATGCCGACGTTGAAGTGCACACCCAGATCATCGCCCACGACAGCAAACGCCTGCACCTCTATCACAGCCTGCATCTGGTCGGTGATGACAAGGAACTGGCAGGCAACGAACAAATGCTGCTCCACGTCGATCTCGCCGGGCCGCGTTCCGCGCCGTTCAGCGAAGCAACTCTGGGCAAGCTGCAAGCCATCGTTGCCGAGCAAACCGACCTGCCTGCCCCCCACTACATTGGCCGAGTGATCGCTCTACCCGCAAAAAAATAA